The genomic interval CACCGCCGCCCTTGCGTTCGTAGCAGTGGGTATCGTCGGGATTCACCCCGATTAGCGACCGGATCCCTCCGGGGTTTCCGCCATCATTCGTTCCGCAAATCGCGACGCCCGCTCAGGGTCCGTCTGCAGCAAGCCCTGGTGAGCCTCACGAGCGACGGCCGGGCGTTTCGCCCTGAGAGCGGATGTTCCAAAAGCCCACCAGACGTCGGCATTCCCAGTGTCCATCGCGAGGGCCCGCCGGTAGGCGCCGAACGCCTCGTCAAATTTTCCGCGTTCGGTCTGGATGTCGCCGAGCACGACGTAGGGCAGTGGGTCGTCGGTGAGATACTTCATCGCCTTGACGAGCGCGCCGGAAGCGAGATCGCTCCGTCCGAGCGCTTGGTGACTCTTCGCCAGAATGCAGCAGGAACGGCCGATATCGGGATCGACGATCTCCTGGA from Candidatus Ozemobacteraceae bacterium carries:
- a CDS encoding tetratricopeptide repeat protein; its protein translation is MRTGLFRGVMMLFLCSSVMLSVDSARAQGRGDARDSGKDQQRALEVSQKHLQKARALKEKGKDEAAIAEYRKSVEACSATVVAYLELGELYARTGAHAKAVEMLDIGISMALLQEIVDPDIGRSCCILAKSHQALGRSDLASGALVKAMKYLTDDPLPYVVLGDIQTERGKFDEAFGAYRRALAMDTGNADVWWAFGTSALRAKRPAVAREAHQGLLQTDPERASRFAERMMAETPEGSGR